DNA from Leptolyngbya iicbica LK:
GTTGGGCGTTGACGATCGCACCAAAGCAGCCGTCTGGGCGCTCAGAGCAGGCTTAGTGAACTAAGAAATATGTTGCGACATCAGCATATTTATGGGATTGGACTGGATTTAGGTAAATCCAGTCTTCAATTTGATTGGTTTGGTTCACAGTTGGATTAATTGACTTTTGAATAATCGGCCACTGGAAAGATGGATTAAGCTTTCCCTAGATAGAGGACTATTGGCTAATGCAAGCAGATAATGCTTAATCATTAATTCTGTGAAAGCCCCATGTTTGATGTTGTGAAATCGACCGTTAAATCTTTAATGCTGGAAGACCAAATCCTTGAAAAGGCTTACCAGCTGTACTTGAAAAGTCCATCGACTGAGCTACCCTCAATTAGTTTGAAACGCTTGGCTGATCAGACTGGTGAGAGCAGCTTAAAGTGTCGGAATGCCATTGTTGAAGCTAATCGCATGGGGCATTTTCCTAATTGCGAGCTGCATCCTTAATTAGTGGTTCGTCAACAATGCCATTGTTGGCACTGCATTAAGTCACCAATGAAGTTAAGGACGCAGTTCAGCGATCACCTGGGCTAGTTGGTCGAGGTCAAAGGGCTTGGCCAGGTGGCGCTGAAATCCCTGGCTGAGGGCCTTGCGGCGCTCTTCATCACGGACGTAGGCGGTGAGGGCGATCACGGGGATGTGCGCCAGGTCGGAGTCCAGCGATCGCACGTGGCGAATCAAGGTGTAGCCATCCATCTCGGGCATACCGATATCGCAAATCAAGATGTTGGGGCTAATCGTGATCAAATTGTCTAAGGCTGCAGCGGCCCGATCAAAGGTCGCGACCTCGGCCCCGAGATTTTCCAGAGATACCGTCAGCAGGTCTAGCGTGTCGGGGTTATCGTCAACCACGCAGATGCGTAGTCCGGTCAGGTCAATGTCGTCACTGGTAATGGCGGCGGGCGATCGCGAGGACGTGGGGGTCGGCGATAAGAGTGGCAGTTTGACCGTAAACGTGGCTCCCTGTTTTTCCCCAGGACTGGTAGCAGTGATTGTGCCGCCATGGGCTTCGATGAGATAGCGCACGATCGCCAAGCCCAGTCCCAGACCGCCGTACTGTCGCGTGACCGAGGTATCTTCCTGACGAAATGACTCAAAAATGTGGGGCAAAAAGTCGGCATCGATGCCCATCCCCGTATCCGTCACTTGAATGTGGGCCCAGCGCTCCACCTGCATCAGGCGAATCTCCACCTGTCCCCCTTCGGGCGTGAATTTTACGGCGTTGGTGAGCAAGTTCCACACCACTTGTTGCAAGCGCCCCTCGTCTCCCCGCACCTGACCGATGGCTGGAAAATCGGTCTGGATGGTGATGTTTTTGGCCTCGGCAGCGGACTGTACCGTTTCGATCGCGGCCTCAATCACAAACGCCAGATCAACGGTGGTCATTTCTAGTTTCAGTTTGCCCCGCAAAATTCGGGCAACGTCCAACAAATCGTCGATCAACTGGGTTTGGAGCTTGGCGTTGCGCTCGATGGTTTCCAGGGCTCGGGCGGTGACTTCGGCACTCATCGTTTTGGTGCGCAGCAGACTAGCCCAGCCCAAGATCGGGTTGAGGGGCGATCGCAACTCGTGGGAGAGAATTGCCAAAAATTCATCCTTAATGCGGTTGGCATTTTCCGCTGCTTCGCGAGCTGCTTGTTCTCGTTCTAAGAGCTGCGCCCGCTCGATTTCCGCCTGTTTGCGATCGGTAATGTCAATGGCCACTAGGACAGCATGGCTGGGCTGAGGGGGCGTACTGGATTGGTCAAAAAATACTTGCTTCCGCACCGATAGCCACTTCACCTCTCCCGCGGGGGTCAAAACGCGATGATCTTGCGCGAACCAACCGGCTCCGGCGGGGTCCATCAACGCCTGAATCGAGCGCTCCAGTTGGGCGCGATCGTCGGGGTGAAAGGTGTCGTAAAACTGCTCGCGGGAAATGACTGGCTGTTCCGGCGGCAAGCCGTAGAGCACAGCGGCCTCAGGGGACAACGTGACCTGATTGGTGGCGTAGTTGATTTGGGCGAGGCCAAAGCCCGCCACCTGCATCCCCAGCTGCAATAGACCTTCCGAGGCTTGTAGCTGCCGTTGGGCCTGTTTGCGATCGCTCACATCCAGAATGAAGGCAACCGTTTCTCGCTGTTCCTCACCCACCAGGCTATACGCCAACAGCACCGGCACCCGGCGGCCATCCTTACGGATGTACTCCTTTTCGTAGGGGGTACAAGCGCCCCGTTCACGGGCTTCGGCAACATGCTCCGCATCCAGGGACGTATATTCCGGTGGCGTGATGTCGTCCCACCGAATGCGGCCAGCCTGCAAGTCGTCGCGGCTGTATCCCACAATCCGCAAAAATTCGTCGTTAGCCCCGGTCACACCGCCGTCAATATCGCCATACAAAATGCCGACGACATTTGAGGCCACAAACCCTTGCAGGCGGGCTTCGTTGGCGGCGAGTTCTGCCTGGGCCTGCTGGCGTTCAGCCTCTAGTCGGGTGCGATCGCTAATGTCGACGGCAGCGCCAGTTAGCCCCACAACCTGGTGGGTGCTATTCCGAATCGGGTCGATGGTCAAATCGTAATATCGGGTTTCCGCTCCTACCGTGACCTGCACTTCTTCTCGCAGGCCGACACCGGTATCCAGCACCTGCTGCTTTAGCTGGGCTAAGTGATGCCCGGAATCTTGAGACAGCAGATCTTCGTCTCGCTGACCGACAAATTCATCGGCAACGTAGGGCCAACTGGGATTGTAAACCCAGGTATAACGAAGCTCGTGGTCTTGGGTGAATAGGGTGATGGGGGCACTTTTGAGCGCCACATCGAGCCGGTTAGTGGCCTGTTGCAGCGCCAATTCGGTCTCCTGGAGATCGGTGATGTCGGTATTGGTGCCAAACCAGCGCACGACCTCACCCTGGGCATTGTGCACGGGCACCGCCCGCGAGAGAAACCAGCGATACTGCCCATCTTGGCCCCGCAGGGGAAAGGTATCTTCCCAAACTGTGCCGGTATTGAAACAGTGGCGAAGGTGCTTAACGACTCGATTTACATGGTCGGGATGATGCACCTGTCGCCACCCCCAACCCTGCATCTCCTCTAGTGTGGTGCCGGTGTAGTCAAACCAGCGCTGGTTGTACCAAAAAATCCAGCCGGTGGGGTCAGCCATCCAGGCAAATTGAGAAATATTGTCGGCCAGGGTGCGGAACCGTTCTTCACTTTCCTGCAGTTCTCGCTCAGCCTGTTTGCGATCGCTAATATCCGCTAACGCCCCGTGAAAGGCGACCGGATTGTCATGCTCGTCGTATTCCACCTGGCCCCGCGCAATTACCCAGCGCTCATGAACACCGCCGCTACTGACCCGAAACTCTTCGGCGTAGGGTTCACCAGTCTGAATGGCCTGCTTGATCGCGGCTGACACATGGGATTGATCGTCGGGATGGATAGCAGCCAAAAACGTCTCTAGCGGGAGTCCTAAGGTGGCCTCGTCGGGTTCCACCCCAAACAGGTGAGCAAAGCTCCGGCTGGTGAAGACTTGATTTTCTGGGATCCGCCAACTCCAGGTATAGATCGAGCCCGCTGCCAGGGCTGATTCGAGTTGGATGTGAGCTTCCCGCAGCTCTTGCTCGGCTTGTTTGCGATCGCTGATATCCATATCGACGCCAGTCATGGCTACGGGCCGACCGCTGTCGTCATAAAACACCCGCCCTAGCCCCAACGCCCAGCGCACTGTGCCATCAGGCTTGATAAAGCGAAACTCAATGTTGTACTCTGCGCCTTCCTCAATCGCCTGACGAATGCGGGTCTGGACGAAGGGCTGATCGTTGGGGTGAACCATGGCCATCACGGTGTCGAGCTGACCATTAAAGCTGCCGGGTTCCATGCCAAACATCTGCTGCAAATTATCGGACCAGTAGACCTCTTGGGTAAGCAGATTGAGATCCCACATCCCGATGCCAGCCGCCTGCATGGCCAGATTGAGCCGTTCTTGATTTTGGTGCAGGGCCACCTCGGTTTGCTTCAGGGGGCTGACATCCATGGTCGAGCCCACCACCCGAATGAGCTGGCCTTGGTCATCGTGCACTAAGCAACTACGATCCCACACGTGGACCCAATGTCCAGCTTTGTGACGCAGGCGATAGGCTGACTCTTTTAACTCCGGCTTCGATCGCTGGCTCCCTTTGATCGAGAGGGCTTGGGCCGGCGTCAGCAGCCGCGCCTGGTCATCGGGATGCATTTGTTCAAACCACCATTCCGCCGTGGCTGGCACCTCGTCGGGGTGCCAGCCCAAGAGCTCGACCAGGTGCTCAGACCGATACATTTCATTGGTCTCGGCATTCCAGTCGTAGATCAGGCTATCGACGGCCCGTAACACCAGTTGCAGCCGCTCTTCTAGCCGCTTTTGCTGCTCAATATCGGTGATGGTGCCAATCCAGCCGGTGATATTTCCTGTCGCATCGTGGGTGGGAATACCGCGATTGATAAACCAGCGATAGACGCCATCGTGACGGCGAATGCGGTGCTCGATTTCAAACCCTTCGCCCCCGGTGATGGCTTGTTGCCACTGGGTCAGGGTGCGATCGCGATCGGCTGGGTGCAGCGCCTCACCAGCCGCCAAATCAAACGATGCCGCTTCGGTCAACCCGGTGTAGTCGTACCAACGCGAATTCCAGTAGTTCACCGCGCCAGTCGGATCGGCCCGCCATACCATCTGGGGCATAGCTTCAGCGAGCTCTTGATAGCGTTGCTGGCTCGCTTTGACAGCAGCTTCGGCTTGTTTTTGGGGCGAGAGGTCAATGGCAAAGGCGACGTGCTCATCCGGATTATCGTGCGATCGCGTGGCGCTAATCCACACCGGCACTTGCGTCCCATCAGGGCGGAGAAGGGCTTTTTCTTCGGGAGGGAGAAAACCGTGCTGGCGCAGGTATGCCATCGCCGGTTCAATGCGATCCACATATTCCGGCGGACAAAAATCGCGCCAGTTCATGCCGTCGCGCTCAAAGTCTTCGCGGGTGACGCCATGGAGGGCCAGCATGGCATCATTAACCAGACGGACAGCCCCGTTGGCGGTACCAATGCCAATGCCAATCGGGGCGGTATTGAGTAGCTGTTGCAAATAGCTTTGCTGCTGCCGCAGACTGGCGACAGTTTCGTTGAGCTCAAATTCGAGCTGTTTGCGCTGGGTGATGTCGCGCCACGAGGCGACAAAGCCGTCATTCAGCTTATTGGCGCGCAGATCAAAGGCCCGACTCAGCCGCCGACCGTTAAACTCGTCCTCATAAACCAAAGACTCCTTGAGTAACGGCTCGCCGGTCTCGACCAGGCGGCAGTACTCATCAAACAAGCCGGATTCGCGGTGAGCGGGTAGCACTTCACATAAGCCGCAACCCACCTGGGCGTCTCGCGGCATTTGATTGATGACACAGGCAGCCTGATTGAGATACTCGATGCGAAAATCTGTGATCTGTCCAGCGTCATCGCGTATCGCGGTAAAGATGCCAAAGCAGTCCAGCAGGTTTTCAACAGAGGTTTGAAACTGGATTTCTTGCTGCTTAAGTTCTTGCTTGAGAGTGGCATTTTCGATCGCCGTTCGCAACGATTCGCTCAGGGTCTCAGCGGTTACTTGATCTCGCACCAAATAGTCGGCGGCCCCAGCCCGACCAGCTTGCAGCGCGAGGCGAGTATCTGCGTCTCCAATCACCAAAATCGGTGGACAGGCATCGCCTAATTGCGATCGCACTTGCGTCACCGTGCCTAGATCGCCAAGGGGTAGCGGTGGCACATCTAGGATGATGCCATCCAGCTCAAATTCTCCATTATCTGGTAAACAATCAATGCCGTGCAGCGCTTCAATTACCGGGTATGACGAGTGGAGTCCTTGATGCAGTAACTGCCGATATCGTTCGACACCTTCCGCCAGCTCGCCAATGACTAAAATCCTTAACTTGTGACCTGACATGGCGTTCCCAAATCTCCATTCCCAGCCTCTTGGCATAGTGCGTGCAACGCACGTTTACGAGTCAAGCGGCCTTTCCGATAAACTTGACTCGGCAGCACAAATCTGGTCAGAAACCACAGTGAGAATTGAACGATGTCCAGCCATCTAAGTTCTAGTTCATCAGCAAGTAACCGGATGTCATTAGGCATAGCCTTCACGAACTACCGGCTGACAGATTCCCCAAAATTTTAATCGTTCTATAGGCCACAGAGTCTCTATCTCAAGATAGAAGCTTAGTTCTACCCTGAATCGGCTGGAGTCAGTTGCTTAGAATTAGTGTTAACAGAATGTCAATAAAGTTTTGACTGACTTTTTTTGACTGACTTTCTTGCAGACCTATGGGGTTGAATTATTGTGGTAAGGCGAATTAGGTCATCTTTAACATCATCTGTTTAAGGAAATCACGTTGACTTTTATCTTAGACAAAGAACCTGTATCTTTAGTGCGGTCGTTAGATTTGAACGCGAAGCATTGATTCATTAATCATTGAATAAAAAAGGGGCACATACTTATGCGCCCCCAAAGTACAGGGACAAAACTATGGCGGTGAAAGCTGCAAGCTAACCGTGGTCGGGATTTGACAAATCGAGGAGCGAGGCGNNNCAACCAAAGTACAGGGACAAAACTATGGCGGTGAAAGCTGCAAGCTAACCGTGGTCGGGATTTGACAAATCGAGGAGCGAGGCGGTGAGCTAGAAGTTACCACACCGCTAACGTCTACCACCTCATGACCGAGATTACCCGAATTCAAGCCGCTTTGCGTCCCCACTTGTCTTGGCATGGAGCCCGACTCACCTTCCTAGCACTGTTCCTCGTGGCGCTGTTTCGCGTCGAAACCGTCAATTTAGAGAGGCTCGCCTCGGTCTTTGCCAATCGGGCGCAGAGTGCCTCAAACCATAAGCGTTTGACCCGCTTCTTTCGTAAGTTTGTCATTGACTTTGAGGAAATTGCTCAGGCTGTCGTGAGTTGGAGTCAAATTCCTGAGCCTTGGACGCTGAGCCTCGACCGCACCAACTGGTCCTTCGGCACGGTTAATTTCAACATCCTGATGCTGGGTATTGTCCACGAGGGCGTCGCCTTTCCGGTGATGTGGACGATGCTGGATAAACGCGGCAACAGCAATAGTGACGAGCGGATGGATTTGCTCGAACGCTTCGAGCGCGTCTTCCCCAACGCCCAGATTCGCTGTCTGACAGGAGACCGAGAATTCGTGGGTCGAGAGTGGTGTAGCTTCTTGCTGGTGCCGGATGCCATCCCGTTTCGGCTCCGACTGCGTCACAGTGACCGCATTAGCTCGCGCTCCGGGAAGCAGCGCCAAACAGGGGAGCGAGTCTTTGCCAATTTGAAGGTCGGCGAGCAGCGCCATCTCTCTGGCAAGCGCTGGGTCTGGGGTCGTCGGGTCTACATCGTCGCCACCCGGTTGGAAGATGGCGAACTGCTCATTCTCGCGACTGGTCATCAGCCTCAAACCGCCTTCGCCGATTATCGTTTGCGGTGGGGCATTGAGACGCTGTTTGCGACCTTGAAAACACGGGGCTTCAATCTCGAATCGACTCATTTCTGCCACGCCGAACGGCTTAGCAAGTTGATAGCGCTGTTGGCTTTGGCCTTCTGCTGGGCCATGCTCACCGGTCTTTGGCAACACCAGCAACACCCCATTCCACTAAAAGCTCATGGGCGTAGAGCGAAGAGTTTGTTCCGCTACGGTTGTGACTTTCTCAGGCGCACTTTCTCGGACTTCTCCCTGCGGCGTTCTGAATTTAATCAGGCTCTAAAACTTTTGTCCTTGTACTGAGATGCGCCCCACTCATAGCATCTAAAGCCAAATGGCCTTATGACTTACGACTGTGAAGGATTTTCGGCACTCAAGTCAGAACTATCACGCATGAAAGCTGGTGCATGGTTGGTGAGATAGTTGCTCAGCGCTGTGCTGACAAAGGACAGTACGATGGGGCCAAGCACGAAGCCTAAAATTCCCTTCACATAAAAACCGGGAACCGCGAGGGAAGAGAGCCAGAAGCATAAGCCATTCACCACGATCGCAAATAAGCCAAAGCTCAAGATCGTGATCGGAATCGAAATGGTTTGCAAAATCGGCTTAATAAAGGCGTTGACTAAACCGACTGAAGCCGCTGCGATCGCGGCAGCTGCGATCGTCTCAATCCTGACACCGGGCACAACCAAATCCACGACCAGCAAACTGAGCGCAGTGGCTAATCCTGACAAAAAAATGCTCCACATAGTCATTCTCCTACTTGCAAAAAATGAAATAATTCCCAGTCAATGACGAATAGCATTAGGCAAAATCTCAACA
Protein-coding regions in this window:
- a CDS encoding IS4 family transposase, whose protein sequence is MTEITRIQAALRPHLSWHGARLTFLALFLVALFRVETVNLERLASVFANRAQSASNHKRLTRFFRKFVIDFEEIAQAVVSWSQIPEPWTLSLDRTNWSFGTVNFNILMLGIVHEGVAFPVMWTMLDKRGNSNSDERMDLLERFERVFPNAQIRCLTGDREFVGREWCSFLLVPDAIPFRLRLRHSDRISSRSGKQRQTGERVFANLKVGEQRHLSGKRWVWGRRVYIVATRLEDGELLILATGHQPQTAFADYRLRWGIETLFATLKTRGFNLESTHFCHAERLSKLIALLALAFCWAMLTGLWQHQQHPIPLKAHGRRAKSLFRYGCDFLRRTFSDFSLRRSEFNQALKLLSLY
- a CDS encoding phage holin family protein, with translation MWSIFLSGLATALSLLVVDLVVPGVRIETIAAAAIAAASVGLVNAFIKPILQTISIPITILSFGLFAIVVNGLCFWLSSLAVPGFYVKGILGFVLGPIVLSFVSTALSNYLTNHAPAFMRDSSDLSAENPSQS
- a CDS encoding PAS domain-containing protein, with the protein product MSGHKLRILVIGELAEGVERYRQLLHQGLHSSYPVIEALHGIDCLPDNGEFELDGIILDVPPLPLGDLGTVTQVRSQLGDACPPILVIGDADTRLALQAGRAGAADYLVRDQVTAETLSESLRTAIENATLKQELKQQEIQFQTSVENLLDCFGIFTAIRDDAGQITDFRIEYLNQAACVINQMPRDAQVGCGLCEVLPAHRESGLFDEYCRLVETGEPLLKESLVYEDEFNGRRLSRAFDLRANKLNDGFVASWRDITQRKQLEFELNETVASLRQQQSYLQQLLNTAPIGIGIGTANGAVRLVNDAMLALHGVTREDFERDGMNWRDFCPPEYVDRIEPAMAYLRQHGFLPPEEKALLRPDGTQVPVWISATRSHDNPDEHVAFAIDLSPQKQAEAAVKASQQRYQELAEAMPQMVWRADPTGAVNYWNSRWYDYTGLTEAASFDLAAGEALHPADRDRTLTQWQQAITGGEGFEIEHRIRRHDGVYRWFINRGIPTHDATGNITGWIGTITDIEQQKRLEERLQLVLRAVDSLIYDWNAETNEMYRSEHLVELLGWHPDEVPATAEWWFEQMHPDDQARLLTPAQALSIKGSQRSKPELKESAYRLRHKAGHWVHVWDRSCLVHDDQGQLIRVVGSTMDVSPLKQTEVALHQNQERLNLAMQAAGIGMWDLNLLTQEVYWSDNLQQMFGMEPGSFNGQLDTVMAMVHPNDQPFVQTRIRQAIEEGAEYNIEFRFIKPDGTVRWALGLGRVFYDDSGRPVAMTGVDMDISDRKQAEQELREAHIQLESALAAGSIYTWSWRIPENQVFTSRSFAHLFGVEPDEATLGLPLETFLAAIHPDDQSHVSAAIKQAIQTGEPYAEEFRVSSGGVHERWVIARGQVEYDEHDNPVAFHGALADISDRKQAERELQESEERFRTLADNISQFAWMADPTGWIFWYNQRWFDYTGTTLEEMQGWGWRQVHHPDHVNRVVKHLRHCFNTGTVWEDTFPLRGQDGQYRWFLSRAVPVHNAQGEVVRWFGTNTDITDLQETELALQQATNRLDVALKSAPITLFTQDHELRYTWVYNPSWPYVADEFVGQRDEDLLSQDSGHHLAQLKQQVLDTGVGLREEVQVTVGAETRYYDLTIDPIRNSTHQVVGLTGAAVDISDRTRLEAERQQAQAELAANEARLQGFVASNVVGILYGDIDGGVTGANDEFLRIVGYSRDDLQAGRIRWDDITPPEYTSLDAEHVAEARERGACTPYEKEYIRKDGRRVPVLLAYSLVGEEQRETVAFILDVSDRKQAQRQLQASEGLLQLGMQVAGFGLAQINYATNQVTLSPEAAVLYGLPPEQPVISREQFYDTFHPDDRAQLERSIQALMDPAGAGWFAQDHRVLTPAGEVKWLSVRKQVFFDQSSTPPQPSHAVLVAIDITDRKQAEIERAQLLEREQAAREAAENANRIKDEFLAILSHELRSPLNPILGWASLLRTKTMSAEVTARALETIERNAKLQTQLIDDLLDVARILRGKLKLEMTTVDLAFVIEAAIETVQSAAEAKNITIQTDFPAIGQVRGDEGRLQQVVWNLLTNAVKFTPEGGQVEIRLMQVERWAHIQVTDTGMGIDADFLPHIFESFRQEDTSVTRQYGGLGLGLAIVRYLIEAHGGTITATSPGEKQGATFTVKLPLLSPTPTSSRSPAAITSDDIDLTGLRICVVDDNPDTLDLLTVSLENLGAEVATFDRAAAALDNLITISPNILICDIGMPEMDGYTLIRHVRSLDSDLAHIPVIALTAYVRDEERRKALSQGFQRHLAKPFDLDQLAQVIAELRP